Proteins found in one candidate division KSB1 bacterium genomic segment:
- a CDS encoding Ig-like domain-containing protein, which yields MDACRHVSWFMGVMILLQLACTEEQPFFPQNLPGRIVGRVRPESIRAVIELYQGQLIRTTTCDSSGFFTLDSLAPGIYNLEISAQNYGRQFINQLTVHSGQTTTIPDVELRPYPEQISSFIPVSGATNFPLTAPIQIQFATLMDHSSVEQNFRLEPATPGHFSWQIVFGNSHLSFFPDDQFQSKTVYTFLLTTEARTSHGKNLPFNFTSNFTTEGVRVTSTIPENDASFVSPQTEIFISFNSRMDRSSVEQNFIIQPNKLGNFKWLDSRRFIFQPGSYLASNTQYIVIVGSEARDVFGNFLQQQSATAFRTEPLKISYNFPENGATGVSRSGPIVIGFNTLVDQNSVQQAFTLSPTIEGWDFQWSDLSRFQYSGTARLQPNTFYMVTIDTTCTDAWRNRLPSNYSFVFKTGY from the coding sequence ATGGACGCCTGCCGTCATGTCTCATGGTTTATGGGAGTTATGATTTTGCTTCAACTGGCATGCACCGAAGAACAGCCATTCTTCCCTCAAAACTTGCCGGGTAGGATCGTTGGAAGAGTAAGGCCAGAAAGCATTCGCGCTGTGATTGAGCTTTATCAGGGACAATTGATCCGAACCACTACTTGTGACTCCTCAGGTTTCTTTACATTAGACAGTTTAGCCCCTGGCATTTATAATTTGGAAATCTCTGCCCAAAATTATGGTAGACAATTCATCAACCAATTGACAGTTCATTCTGGTCAGACCACTACCATCCCTGATGTCGAACTCCGACCCTATCCCGAACAGATCTCATCCTTTATTCCAGTGTCTGGCGCCACAAATTTCCCATTAACAGCACCGATACAGATCCAATTTGCAACGTTAATGGATCACTCTTCCGTTGAGCAGAACTTTCGTCTTGAACCTGCGACACCGGGTCACTTCAGCTGGCAAATCGTGTTTGGGAACAGCCATCTTTCTTTTTTCCCAGATGATCAATTTCAATCGAAAACGGTTTATACATTCCTTCTTACCACCGAAGCGCGCACCAGTCATGGAAAAAATCTACCCTTTAATTTTACAAGCAACTTTACCACCGAGGGTGTGAGAGTCACCAGCACCATTCCAGAGAATGACGCTTCTTTTGTGTCACCGCAGACTGAGATTTTCATCAGTTTTAATTCCAGAATGGATCGGAGCAGCGTCGAGCAAAATTTCATAATACAACCGAACAAGCTGGGCAATTTCAAATGGCTGGATTCGCGCCGGTTTATTTTTCAGCCAGGCAGTTACTTGGCAAGCAATACGCAATATATTGTCATTGTGGGAAGTGAAGCCAGGGATGTATTTGGAAATTTTTTGCAACAGCAGAGCGCAACAGCCTTTAGAACCGAGCCATTGAAAATCAGCTATAACTTTCCAGAAAACGGTGCCACAGGAGTAAGTCGCTCCGGTCCGATTGTCATTGGTTTCAACACGCTGGTCGATCAAAACTCAGTTCAACAGGCCTTCACTTTATCACCAACAATTGAAGGGTGGGATTTCCAGTGGAGTGATTTATCACGCTTCCAATATTCAGGCACTGCTCGATTGCAACCAAACACATTCTATATGGTAACGATCGATACGACTTGTACCGATGCCTGGAGAAATCGTTTGCCATCCAATTATAGTTTCGTATTCAAAACCGGCTATTAA
- a CDS encoding ATP-binding protein, whose product MNIKSIVMRPLRIKIKHRFITKLLISHILVASVPLLITGLVLIHTVQNAVEMTVRERNTELARNFARITRTRIENARKNLEFNAFNVLNNLKTRFAQDLLINEMVANFPLFSTIKILDDTGKIVISTVPNEDSLRYCHENFIHQVKQGHGYQSEVYLTEYQLPVMDMAEVIRFYDEKDLILLAQVNLKDMWEVVDSSAVGKSGQAFVFEKNGRFIAHSDPRNVYLKESFREVDILTDINNNKSGQRIYVNRDGVKMIAAYEALPELGWGVVIQQPLHEAFAVADKMKLQILLFMGTSVGLSMVIAYIFTRRIVTPVKQLVSGIDKFSAGDLKYRIPTLGADEISMLADRFNEMAEKLTLFQERLKRSERLETLSRLASVLSHEIRNPLNAMVVNMQVMERELNRPAPKLSKLRHYLCIVASEIQRVDDLVNNFLMISKTRKLDRKMVRVDQLLDETIISLQAEALQNGIRINRQYRSDDTLLFIDEQKMRQVFLNILVNAIQAMPGGGVITVELQTFVSKEPDEQLEWLVINFHDTGKGIPQELLGQIFDFYFSTKPTGTGLGLSIAQQIVEEHGGRIEVQSKVNFGSTFSVFLPKIKKKA is encoded by the coding sequence GTGAATATCAAAAGCATCGTTATGCGACCATTGCGAATTAAAATCAAGCATAGATTTATTACCAAATTGCTTATATCTCATATTTTGGTGGCCTCGGTTCCACTACTGATCACCGGGTTGGTGTTGATCCACACCGTTCAAAATGCAGTTGAAATGACGGTGCGGGAGCGGAACACCGAGTTGGCGCGCAATTTTGCACGGATCACGAGAACCAGGATTGAAAACGCCAGGAAAAACCTGGAGTTCAACGCATTCAATGTCCTGAATAATCTCAAAACTCGGTTTGCTCAGGATCTATTGATCAACGAGATGGTGGCAAATTTTCCGCTGTTTAGCACTATCAAGATTTTGGACGATACAGGAAAGATCGTTATTTCAACAGTTCCAAATGAGGACTCGCTTCGATATTGTCATGAGAATTTTATTCACCAGGTGAAACAGGGACATGGCTATCAGTCTGAGGTCTATCTGACCGAATATCAGTTGCCGGTCATGGACATGGCAGAAGTCATTCGTTTTTATGATGAGAAAGATCTGATCCTGCTGGCCCAGGTGAATTTGAAAGACATGTGGGAAGTGGTGGATAGCAGTGCGGTGGGCAAATCTGGTCAGGCTTTTGTATTCGAGAAAAATGGACGGTTTATTGCCCATTCAGATCCCCGGAATGTCTATTTAAAGGAAAGCTTCCGCGAGGTTGATATACTGACTGATATCAACAATAATAAATCAGGTCAGAGGATCTATGTAAATCGGGATGGGGTGAAGATGATTGCTGCATATGAAGCGTTGCCCGAACTGGGGTGGGGCGTGGTAATCCAGCAGCCGCTGCACGAAGCATTTGCAGTTGCTGATAAAATGAAGCTTCAGATTCTCTTGTTTATGGGGACAAGCGTGGGGCTCTCGATGGTGATCGCATATATTTTTACCCGAAGGATCGTCACTCCAGTAAAGCAATTGGTTTCAGGGATTGATAAATTTTCAGCTGGTGATCTCAAATATCGGATCCCTACACTTGGAGCGGATGAGATCTCGATGTTAGCAGACCGCTTCAATGAGATGGCGGAGAAATTGACTTTGTTCCAGGAACGATTAAAACGCAGTGAACGGCTCGAGACGCTGAGTCGATTGGCCTCTGTGCTTTCGCACGAGATTCGCAATCCATTGAATGCTATGGTTGTAAACATGCAGGTCATGGAGCGGGAGCTCAATCGACCAGCGCCAAAATTATCGAAATTGCGCCACTATCTTTGCATCGTTGCCAGCGAAATTCAACGGGTTGATGACTTGGTGAATAATTTTCTAATGATCTCTAAAACCCGAAAATTGGATCGCAAAATGGTTCGAGTGGATCAATTGCTCGACGAAACCATCATCTCCCTTCAGGCTGAGGCGTTGCAAAATGGTATTCGAATAAATCGTCAATACCGGAGCGATGATACATTGCTTTTCATCGATGAACAAAAGATGCGTCAGGTATTTTTAAATATCTTGGTCAATGCAATCCAGGCGATGCCAGGTGGAGGGGTGATTACGGTCGAATTGCAAACTTTCGTCTCAAAAGAGCCTGATGAACAATTGGAATGGTTAGTGATCAATTTTCATGATACTGGAAAAGGAATTCCGCAAGAGCTACTGGGACAAATTTTCGATTTTTATTTTTCGACGAAGCCGACAGGCACTGGCCTGGGTCTGTCGATTGCCCAACAGATCGTAGAAGAACACGGCGGTCGCATCGAAGTGCAAAGCAAGGTTAATTTTGGCTCCACTTTTTCAGTTTTTTTGCCGAAGATCAAAAAAAAAGCTTAA
- a CDS encoding RNA polymerase sigma factor RpoD/SigA — translation MAKKKKVVGSRTKQSIEKYLEEIGGFSPLRPEEEIELARRIRRGDEEALDKLVKANLRFVISVAKEYQGQGLPLQDLISEGNLGLIKAAQRFDETRGFKFISYAVWWIRQSILQALAEQSRVVRLPLNRVGAINKIGRALESLEKAFGREPSMDEVAMKMEMSTFEVADVLKTSARHLSLDEPFKEEDGNSLLDVIESDRYSPPDSTLMKESLQVEIDKILSTLKPREAEIIRLYFGLEGDRPLTLEEIGEHFRLTRERVRQIKEKALRRLRHRSRLEPLRKYLG, via the coding sequence ATGGCTAAGAAGAAGAAAGTGGTAGGATCTCGAACGAAACAATCTATCGAAAAATATCTTGAGGAGATCGGTGGATTCTCGCCATTACGGCCAGAGGAAGAGATCGAACTTGCCAGGAGAATTCGCCGAGGTGATGAGGAGGCTCTTGATAAATTGGTGAAAGCCAATTTGCGTTTTGTCATTAGTGTAGCGAAGGAATATCAGGGACAGGGCTTGCCATTGCAGGATCTGATCAGCGAAGGCAATCTTGGGCTCATCAAGGCGGCACAACGCTTTGACGAGACCAGGGGTTTTAAATTCATTTCCTATGCGGTGTGGTGGATCCGGCAGTCCATCCTGCAAGCGCTGGCAGAACAGTCCCGAGTGGTTCGTTTGCCTTTGAACCGAGTGGGGGCTATTAATAAGATCGGTCGTGCCCTGGAATCGCTGGAGAAAGCCTTTGGCCGTGAACCCAGCATGGATGAAGTCGCAATGAAAATGGAGATGTCGACCTTCGAGGTGGCCGATGTATTGAAAACCTCAGCACGGCATCTATCTCTGGATGAGCCGTTCAAAGAAGAAGACGGTAATAGTTTGCTCGATGTGATTGAAAGCGACCGATATAGTCCGCCGGACAGCACCTTGATGAAAGAGTCGCTGCAGGTCGAAATAGATAAAATCTTGTCGACCTTGAAACCGAGGGAAGCTGAGATTATTCGGCTCTATTTTGGTCTTGAGGGCGATCGTCCATTGACGCTGGAAGAGATCGGCGAACATTTTCGGCTGACCCGGGAACGGGTGCGACAGATCAAAGAAAAAGCCCTTCGGCGATTGCGCCATCGATCTCGGTTAGAACCATTAAGGAAATACCTCGGATAA
- a CDS encoding helix-hairpin-helix domain-containing protein codes for MKVKQIISPAPQKQTFVIIQCFLLFFSSTVDASFELKGSSARVQGLGLAYVGLANTPEAIFINSSGLAQLKGFASSIYYTRPFGLKELNYGSIVAMAATPPANVALGCLHFGNELYSEQSFILALARPFRNNFFYGINLHYMKLQITGYGSDFSLAFDGGFLAKLNDHLSWGFFATNITRARMGASKDQLPQTICSGFSYVPCNDLVLNIDIFKDVNFPLELRLGIEYRLLNRLALRTGIVSEPTQFACGIGFFFSRFTVDYAMTTHQILGLSHHVSLQVQTKSKPVSVTPVEPLKPSSQNEITIKININTADEKSWQQLPGIGPKLARRIVEYRLQVGQFNSIEELSHVKGISKSKLEKLKPYLTLDQN; via the coding sequence ATGAAAGTCAAGCAAATAATTTCTCCTGCTCCCCAAAAACAGACTTTTGTCATTATTCAGTGCTTTCTATTATTCTTTTCCTCTACGGTAGATGCAAGCTTTGAATTAAAAGGCAGCAGCGCCAGAGTTCAAGGGCTAGGGTTAGCCTATGTAGGCCTTGCCAATACGCCAGAAGCTATTTTTATTAATAGCAGTGGTCTGGCCCAATTGAAAGGATTTGCTTCATCGATCTATTACACACGGCCATTTGGGTTGAAAGAACTAAACTATGGCTCTATTGTCGCCATGGCGGCTACACCTCCGGCCAATGTCGCTCTGGGCTGCCTTCATTTTGGTAATGAGCTTTACAGCGAACAGTCATTCATCCTTGCACTTGCTCGTCCTTTTCGCAATAACTTTTTCTATGGGATCAATCTACATTACATGAAACTACAAATTACTGGTTACGGTTCAGATTTTTCTTTGGCGTTTGATGGCGGTTTTCTGGCGAAGCTGAACGATCACCTTAGCTGGGGATTTTTTGCTACCAATATTACCCGCGCTCGCATGGGTGCTAGCAAAGATCAACTTCCTCAAACCATTTGTTCTGGCTTTAGCTATGTGCCATGCAATGATCTGGTGCTCAATATCGATATTTTTAAAGACGTCAATTTCCCGCTTGAACTTAGGCTGGGTATCGAATATCGGCTGCTAAATCGCTTGGCGTTGCGAACTGGAATCGTTAGTGAGCCAACCCAGTTTGCTTGTGGCATCGGTTTCTTTTTTTCTCGCTTCACAGTCGATTATGCAATGACCACTCATCAAATACTGGGCTTAAGCCATCATGTATCATTGCAGGTACAAACCAAATCGAAACCAGTATCTGTAACCCCTGTTGAGCCGTTAAAACCCAGCTCACAAAACGAGATTACAATTAAAATAAACATCAATACAGCCGATGAGAAGAGCTGGCAACAGTTACCTGGGATTGGGCCTAAATTGGCACGCCGGATTGTAGAGTACCGCCTTCAGGTTGGGCAATTTAATAGCATCGAAGAATTATCTCATGTGAAAGGTATTAGTAAATCGAAGTTGGAAAAACTAAAACCTTATCTTACGCTGGACCAAAATTGA
- a CDS encoding SoxR reducing system RseC family protein: MLENGIVMRVERDLAWVMMIKGEQCAGCTACKSFGEGRFEIVALNRLGARPGDNVEVEINPKQVVKYSAIVFLLPVFALIIGYFLGSSWLSVLGWSDEAAGIVGSLGLMILCFLGIAGYDRIISRSQQVNAYIRRVL; this comes from the coding sequence ATGTTAGAAAATGGCATCGTTATGAGGGTAGAGCGCGATTTGGCCTGGGTGATGATGATCAAGGGTGAACAATGTGCTGGGTGCACCGCATGCAAGTCCTTTGGCGAGGGGCGCTTTGAAATAGTAGCCTTGAATCGATTAGGCGCTCGGCCTGGGGATAATGTTGAAGTGGAGATAAATCCCAAGCAGGTGGTAAAATATTCGGCTATCGTATTTCTGTTGCCCGTGTTTGCTTTAATTATCGGCTATTTCTTGGGGAGCTCATGGCTTTCTGTTTTAGGGTGGTCAGATGAAGCTGCTGGGATCGTTGGTAGTTTGGGATTAATGATCCTTTGTTTTTTGGGGATCGCCGGTTACGATCGGATCATCAGTCGATCCCAGCAGGTGAACGCATATATCCGGCGTGTGCTTTGA
- the rpsU gene encoding 30S ribosomal protein S21 yields MIKVIVGEKEPIDRAITRFKKKCQQAGVLRDYRKNSYFLKPSQRKRLKHDKAIRRVKKILEKT; encoded by the coding sequence ATGATCAAAGTGATCGTTGGTGAGAAAGAACCCATAGATCGCGCCATCACTCGTTTTAAGAAGAAATGTCAACAAGCTGGAGTTTTGCGGGATTATCGAAAGAACAGCTATTTTTTAAAGCCGAGTCAACGAAAACGCTTAAAACATGATAAGGCGATTCGGCGGGTAAAAAAAATATTAGAAAAAACTTGA
- a CDS encoding DUF4835 family protein produces MINYQHNFKVKMKNRFLNSLLTILFFLFLSILPFELLSQRIIVTVDLELNALPDENRNKLQNFKQVLEDYLNNYKWTKDEFVGELKISWSLVLQDISVSYQDRYKAQILVSNNSDVQYADRRCRFAYQKGEIPVHSDNHWDSLTSLLDFYMNIIIAEEMDKFGYLLGTPYFERAKLIAEQARFGLGQFIEGWDLRVELITDLMNDKTKKYREMKDFYFYGLYFSKEDPAKARTYIREAINMLEEIQKVEDPKYKRCTKFLEAHHIEIVELFKTSEETEIFEKLIKLDPERAGIYREYIKF; encoded by the coding sequence ATGATTAACTACCAGCACAATTTTAAAGTAAAAATGAAAAATCGCTTCTTAAATTCCCTTTTAACAATTTTGTTTTTTCTTTTTCTTTCGATTCTGCCGTTCGAGCTGCTTTCTCAACGGATCATAGTGACAGTTGATTTAGAATTGAACGCCCTCCCTGACGAAAATCGAAATAAGCTCCAAAACTTTAAACAGGTTTTGGAGGATTATCTTAATAATTACAAATGGACCAAGGATGAGTTTGTCGGGGAGCTAAAAATTAGCTGGTCGCTTGTATTGCAAGATATCAGTGTCAGCTATCAGGACCGATACAAAGCACAGATTTTAGTCAGCAATAATAGCGATGTCCAGTACGCCGACCGCCGTTGTCGGTTCGCTTATCAAAAGGGCGAAATCCCGGTTCATTCTGATAATCATTGGGATTCTTTGACCAGCTTATTAGATTTTTATATGAACATTATCATCGCCGAAGAAATGGATAAATTTGGTTATCTTTTGGGAACCCCCTATTTTGAAAGAGCGAAATTAATTGCTGAACAGGCTCGTTTTGGTCTGGGACAATTTATAGAAGGCTGGGATCTTCGAGTGGAACTGATCACCGATCTAATGAATGATAAGACCAAAAAGTACCGTGAGATGAAAGATTTTTATTTTTACGGATTATATTTCTCCAAAGAAGATCCTGCCAAGGCCAGAACCTACATCCGAGAAGCAATTAATATGTTAGAAGAAATACAAAAGGTCGAAGATCCGAAATACAAAAGATGCACAAAATTTTTAGAAGCTCATCACATCGAAATCGTTGAATTATTCAAGACATCTGAGGAAACTGAGATATTTGAGAAATTGATCAAATTAGACCCAGAGCGTGCCGGTATCTATCGAGAGTATATCAAATTTTAA
- a CDS encoding ABC transporter substrate-binding protein gives MDKTIAKSTACLLLRMIFCCWLIVGVRSALSQNQIQPKPQDLVVGELLGRIDPSDLEQYIQNDYYPVLTPNSAQEVVKIAETDQTVMFKIYYPGAAASNHPSRVIFQFFDSENSLIGAIVKEEIDFAITESYSTAEEVHKSTTAYAIHFRYKRPNEVKTLVFNNQHNILRSAVIRQALTYLIDRHAILERVLNRTADLADGPLSRESSLHLSDLEEYKFNPKKAIQLLQSENWFDTDGDDILDKAGVPFRITLGYEKGVAIEEQLATRIKLAWNKMGIDVLRKPMFKSEIKKSLMEKNYDVLLTTLIFDETIESIETYFGSRNSDNIFGYRNRKIDHLFSLYHIQPDQNSRKLLLQAILKQINSDQPGAFLFFLWLDRYFVNRQKFTNFQSKGKLLPFAEWEFRK, from the coding sequence TTGGATAAAACAATCGCTAAATCGACCGCTTGTCTCCTCCTAAGGATGATTTTCTGCTGTTGGCTAATCGTTGGAGTTAGAAGTGCGCTCTCCCAAAATCAAATTCAGCCGAAGCCTCAGGATTTAGTAGTTGGGGAGTTGCTTGGCAGAATAGATCCGTCGGATCTTGAGCAATATATCCAGAATGATTACTATCCAGTGCTTACGCCCAATAGCGCTCAGGAAGTTGTAAAAATCGCTGAGACAGATCAAACAGTGATGTTTAAGATTTATTATCCAGGGGCAGCAGCTTCGAATCATCCATCTCGAGTGATTTTTCAATTTTTTGATTCAGAGAACAGCCTAATTGGGGCGATTGTCAAAGAGGAAATCGATTTTGCGATCACGGAAAGTTACAGCACTGCTGAGGAAGTGCATAAATCAACCACCGCCTATGCCATTCACTTTCGCTATAAACGACCAAACGAAGTAAAGACGCTGGTTTTCAATAATCAACATAACATTTTAAGAAGTGCTGTGATCAGACAAGCGCTCACTTATTTGATAGATCGTCACGCAATTCTTGAGAGAGTTCTCAATCGAACTGCCGATTTGGCCGATGGCCCGCTTTCTCGAGAATCGTCGCTTCATCTTTCCGATCTTGAAGAATACAAGTTTAATCCCAAAAAAGCAATTCAATTACTCCAATCAGAAAATTGGTTTGACACAGATGGCGATGATATTCTGGATAAGGCTGGCGTGCCATTTCGGATCACCCTTGGTTATGAAAAGGGGGTAGCGATCGAAGAGCAATTAGCAACGCGTATCAAGCTTGCCTGGAACAAAATGGGAATCGATGTGCTCCGGAAACCTATGTTTAAGAGCGAAATTAAAAAATCTCTGATGGAAAAGAATTACGATGTGCTCCTGACAACCCTAATATTTGATGAGACAATTGAGAGCATCGAGACCTATTTCGGATCTAGGAATAGTGACAATATTTTTGGGTATCGAAATCGCAAGATCGATCATTTGTTCTCATTATACCACATCCAACCGGATCAGAATTCTCGAAAATTGCTACTCCAAGCGATCTTAAAACAGATCAATTCCGATCAGCCTGGCGCCTTTTTATTCTTCTTATGGTTGGATCGATATTTTGTGAATCGGCAGAAATTCACCAATTTTCAATCCAAAGGGAAATTGTTGCCATTTGCGGAATGGGAATTCAGGAAATGA